The proteins below come from a single Chitinophaga pinensis DSM 2588 genomic window:
- a CDS encoding helix-turn-helix domain-containing protein, which produces MRGEQKNKPRVFNTITEIQRAFGLPKPLNPLISILNYSKVQITDEMLRPSFVMNFYNITYNESVGCRAKYGQTTYDFDEGGMIFTSPGQPLNIINTPFSDAGFTLLIHPDFLRNYPLDAKIKNYAFFSYSVNEALHLSDKESLIISAIAKNLEDELETAIDDHSQDVLISQIELLLNYSQRFYKRQFTTRRSINNQVLEKLEEILDNYFNNQTALMEGLPSVQSLADQLEVSPRYLGDLLRSLTGHNTQQHIHLKLIEKAKEILMISDLTVSEIAYQLGFEHPQSFSKFFKSKTNMSPLEFREHFN; this is translated from the coding sequence ATGAGAGGAGAACAAAAGAACAAGCCGCGTGTATTTAATACCATTACGGAGATCCAACGGGCATTCGGATTACCAAAACCCCTGAACCCATTGATCAGCATACTGAATTACAGTAAAGTGCAGATCACTGATGAGATGCTGAGGCCATCTTTCGTGATGAATTTTTATAATATTACCTATAATGAGTCTGTCGGTTGTAGAGCGAAATACGGTCAGACTACCTACGATTTTGATGAAGGAGGCATGATCTTCACCTCTCCCGGACAGCCACTTAACATCATAAATACGCCCTTTTCGGATGCGGGTTTTACCTTGCTGATCCATCCGGACTTTCTGCGAAACTATCCATTGGATGCTAAGATTAAAAACTATGCTTTTTTTTCCTATTCGGTGAATGAGGCCCTGCACTTATCAGATAAAGAAAGCCTGATCATCAGTGCCATCGCTAAAAATCTGGAAGATGAGCTGGAAACAGCGATCGACGACCACAGTCAGGACGTATTGATCTCACAGATCGAGTTATTGCTGAATTATAGCCAGCGTTTCTATAAACGGCAGTTCACCACCCGGAGGTCCATTAATAACCAGGTACTGGAAAAGCTGGAGGAGATATTGGATAATTATTTTAATAACCAAACCGCTTTGATGGAGGGTTTACCTTCCGTACAGTCGCTGGCCGATCAGCTGGAAGTATCACCCAGATATCTGGGCGACCTGCTAAGGTCACTTACAGGGCACAATACACAGCAGCATATACACCTGAAGCTGATTGAAAAAGCAAAAGAGATATTGATGATAAGCGATCTTACAGTAAGCGAGATCGCCTATCAGTTGGGTTTTGAACATCCGCAGTCATTTAGT
- a CDS encoding SDR family oxidoreductase, which yields MKKTIFVTGASTGIGRATVIYFAEKGWQVVATMRRPENEKELHLLDNVTILPLDVTDTLQIKETVEKTLALGPVDVVFNNAGYTLLGALEAITDEQLVQQMETNFFGVVRVTQAFIPYFRERKAGLFITTTSSAGLAGFPVSSMYDASKWALEGWSESLSYELNAFGIGIKNIEPGLVATDNGKSAVIASHPAYETLLNKFLAAISTGTNVSTADDIAAVVYEAATDGKNNLRYVCGEDAKALYAHRLAVGDEGFRDYVHQLMVQG from the coding sequence ATGAAAAAGACAATATTTGTTACGGGCGCTTCGACAGGCATAGGCAGAGCTACAGTTATATACTTCGCAGAAAAGGGCTGGCAGGTAGTAGCGACAATGCGCAGACCGGAAAATGAAAAAGAACTGCATTTACTGGACAACGTAACTATTTTACCACTGGATGTTACTGACACCCTGCAGATAAAAGAGACGGTAGAGAAAACGCTGGCACTTGGACCTGTAGATGTGGTATTTAATAATGCAGGTTATACGCTGTTAGGGGCATTAGAAGCGATTACAGATGAGCAACTGGTACAGCAGATGGAGACTAATTTCTTTGGGGTGGTAAGAGTTACCCAGGCGTTTATTCCTTATTTCAGGGAGCGGAAAGCAGGTCTTTTCATCACTACAACGTCTAGTGCAGGTCTTGCGGGCTTCCCGGTAAGTTCGATGTACGATGCCAGTAAGTGGGCGCTGGAGGGCTGGAGCGAAAGTCTGTCTTACGAATTGAATGCATTTGGGATTGGTATCAAGAATATAGAACCAGGGCTCGTTGCTACGGATAATGGCAAAAGTGCTGTGATTGCATCTCATCCGGCCTATGAAACCCTGTTAAATAAATTTCTGGCCGCGATCAGCACAGGTACCAATGTCTCAACTGCTGACGACATTGCTGCTGTGGTGTACGAAGCCGCTACTGACGGAAAGAACAATCTTCGCTATGTATGCGGTGAAGACGCGAAGGCACTGTATGCACATAGGCTTGCCGTAGGTGACGAAGGTTTCAGAGATTACGTGCATCAGTTAATGGTACAGGGATAA
- a CDS encoding SDR family oxidoreductase, with amino-acid sequence MDLKNSSVLITGGTSGIGLELVKQLSKIGTTIIITGRNPDTLYATKKRFPAIHTFQSDVSKVTDIELLYKDVIREFPALNMIINNAGEMRLIDLQDTGKRLEDITREIDINLRGTIHMVHRFLPHLLKKPAAAIVNVSSAIAFMPYSVAPVYSASKAAVHAYTMALRLQLGKTNVKVIELIPPGVSTNLQNDWVLQPNPGMMMDVGKMVNVAIKGLLKDTPEIKPILVKVIKTLSKLMPNQLMKFGHREFEKFKQLNNHQ; translated from the coding sequence ATGGATCTAAAAAACAGTAGCGTCCTTATTACCGGCGGAACAAGCGGGATCGGATTAGAACTTGTAAAACAGCTGAGCAAAATAGGAACAACGATCATTATTACAGGCCGTAATCCGGATACCTTGTATGCAACAAAAAAGCGCTTTCCAGCCATTCATACTTTCCAAAGCGATGTGAGCAAGGTAACAGACATTGAACTGCTATATAAAGACGTCATCCGGGAGTTTCCTGCTTTGAACATGATTATCAATAACGCCGGAGAAATGCGACTGATCGACCTACAGGATACCGGGAAACGTCTGGAAGACATCACCCGGGAAATTGATATCAATCTTAGGGGAACAATCCACATGGTACACCGGTTTTTACCACATCTGCTTAAAAAGCCTGCTGCTGCGATCGTCAACGTCTCCTCTGCGATTGCTTTTATGCCCTATTCGGTAGCGCCTGTTTATAGTGCTTCTAAAGCAGCAGTCCATGCTTATACGATGGCCTTACGCCTTCAGCTTGGTAAAACCAATGTAAAAGTGATTGAATTGATCCCTCCGGGTGTAAGTACGAATCTTCAAAACGACTGGGTACTGCAACCTAACCCAGGTATGATGATGGATGTAGGCAAAATGGTAAATGTCGCGATCAAAGGACTCCTAAAGGATACGCCGGAAATCAAACCAATATTGGTTAAAGTAATCAAAACGCTGAGTAAACTAATGCCCAATCAGCTGATGAAATTCGGACACCGGGAATTTGAAAAATTCAAACAGCTTAACAATCATCAATAA